The Podospora pseudocomata strain CBS 415.72m chromosome 3, whole genome shotgun sequence genome window below encodes:
- a CDS encoding hypothetical protein (COG:K; EggNog:ENOG503P3F1) encodes MLLARRPHTMGPTHPPGGLLFGYDINNPNGDPTLDNPDLFANPGGLEISGQSLLGEDGTDYLQSFFGVFQSDNPGTSWGEGLGLHSEQWSDELLVGHELNFGVNTDNMLYQEPMQQYNSALPIRPHYASHGSNNFAPTPMGQPSADVLSAATALLPASEQQSPRTNLQFMPSHGMPMSLHQDANSFNIFASNAGPSHSQQARPSRTVEVLFGSDPGFSNAQHFVPRHERESTEHIAAKQLATLSCLQRNHSNAPTRAPSPEPWAASHPPQTTTNGVISPLKLKTSDLSPNPPQSDGSSSALKKRRRSDKSTDSDDEDEEQERSVIQETPVSVPSPLRSALSPPTAKRRKPSIAASAVEDGATPSANGKRKKSTAAKPPRENLSEAQKRENHIKSEQKRRNIIKDGFAKLNQIVPTVINQNLSKAGVLIATHVWIDQLVKENKELEKLLASAGEKA; translated from the exons ATGCTCCTGGCCCGGCGCCCGCACACGATGGGACCGACGCACCCCCCCGGCGGTCTTCTATTCGGCT ACGACATTAACAATCCGAACGGAGATCCCACACTAGACAATCCAGACCTATTCGCCAATCCCGGTGGCCTCGAAATCTCGGGCCAGAGTCTTCTCGGTGAAGATGGCACCGATTATCTGCAATCATTCTTTGGAGTATTCCAGAGCGACAATCCTGGAACATCATGGGGTGAGGGTTTAGGTCTGCACTCGGAGCAATGGTCAGACGAACTGCTTGTCGGTCATGAGTTGAACTTTGGAGTGAACACCGACAACATGCTTTATCAGGAGCCCATGCAACAGTACAACTCGGCCCTTCCAATCCGTCCTCATTATGCATCTCacggcagcaacaacttTGCTCCCACCCCGATGGGCCAGCCATCGGCCGATGTCCTGAGTGCCGCAACAGCTCTGCTCCCGGCATCTGAGCAGCAGTCCCCCCGTACCAACTTGCAGTTCATGCCCTCTCACGGGATGCCAATGTCCTTGCACCAAGATGCCAACAGCTTCAACATTTTCGCTTCAAATGCTGGGCCATCCCATTCTCAACAAGCGAGACCATCACGAACGGTGGAGGTCCTGTTTGGATCCGATCCAGGTTTCAGCAACGCCCAACATTTCGTTCCGAGGCACGAGAGAGAATCAACAGAACACATCGCCGCGAAGCAGCTGGCAACTTTGAGCTGCCTGCAACGAAACCACAGCAATGCTCCCACACGAGCACCCAGTCCTGAGCCGTGGGCAGCATCTCACCCTCCACAAACCACAACGAACGGGGTAATATCACCCCTAAAACTGAAGACGTCCGACCTTtcaccaaatccaccacAAAGCGACGGCTCATCGAGCGCCCTGAAAAAGCGCAGAAGAAGCGACAAGTCGACGGATTcggacgacgaagacgaggagcaAGAACGCTCTGTTATCCAAGAGACTCCGGTATCTGTTCCGTCACCACTTAGGTCCGCCTTGTCGCCGCCAACCGCCAAGAGGCGAAAGCCATCTATCGCCGCCTCTGCCGTAGAAGACGGCGCCACTCCTTCAGCCAACGGGAAACGGAAAaagtcaacagcagccaagcCGCCTCGAGAGAACCTGTCAGAGGCACAGAAGCGGGAGAATCACATCAAGAGCGAACAGAAGCGCCGCAACATTATCAAGGATGGCTTTGCAAAGCTCAACCAAATCGTGCCGACAGTCATCAACCAGAATCTCAGCAAGGCTGGCGTCCTCATCGCGACACACGTGTGGATTGACcagttggtgaaggagaacaaggagctggaaaagcTGCTGGCTAGCGCTGGAGAAAAGGCCTAG
- a CDS encoding hypothetical protein (COG:Z; EggNog:ENOG503NYQ3), with amino-acid sequence MMPPVLRSHRKRMATDELQEERSIPPPPSARGPRVLVDSDRNQILEPAVANDAVAETPQRTSLGLSQDCQLVIQSSTTNNVVSTYVPPRRPAKRSDFSIAIICALSSEATAVDAVFDVYWDDKGPPYDKVAGDPNAYTTGAIGRHNVVLAHMPGIGKVGSALVASNCRHSFPNIKLALVVGVCGGVPFSSTHDVSTEIILGDVIISDGIIQYDLGRQYDDHFEIKAGLLDTLARPSLEVRSFLSQLKVPRQRKMLEEEMAKIMSVLSVLPAQSGLSTQYPGAAKDKLYKATYSHIREKELCETCGCDGELVTRERLGHETPHPMIHLGIMASGDNVVKSAPYRDKIVAESKLKLEANIIGFEMEGAGVWDTFPCVVIKAVCDYADSHKAKGWQPYAAATAAACMKAFLKKWTPSPSLQEDTLSVPYPRNNNFVGRSDILAKLHQLWCNSTSQTRVALCGLGGIGKTQIAIEFTYRIQRTYPNISVFWVHASNHERFREAYTAIAQKYRIPGHEDPKAEVLPLVKSWLESQECGQWIMAIDNADDLELFFNRNGGLGRYLPECAHGTILITTRNLQVASRLTKGMASSVIRIGKMDEVETAQLLSTRLAEIDTMPGDYAGLSARLEHLPLALVQAASFIQENSITISRYIQLLDESDQTLIDLLSEDFETVGRDSETPRAVAEAWIISFKQIHNRNTLAGELLSIMSFLDRQTIPYEFLFTYAKYHGARELQLIKALGVLKAFSFVTEEKDQKFDMHRLVHLVTRKWLVQNSIKQKFAERALLVVTVCFPWGEYKNWTICNAYLPHTTAVLKLGEDISSRQGKLARARLLHNAGQLFSGRGDYQRAALYQKKAWEISQAHLGEEHPNTLASMGSLASTYQLQGRWKEAELLQLQVLEIRKRVLGEEHPNTLASMGSLASTYQSLGRWKGAELLQLQVLEIRKRVLGEEHPDTLASMGSLASTYQSQGRWKEAELLQLQVVEIKKRVLGEEHPNTLASMGSLASTYQSQGWWKETELLQLQVLEIEKRVLGEEYPDTLASMGSLASAYQSQGRWKEAELLQLQVLEIQKRVLGEEHPGTLASIHNLASTYQSQGRWKETELLQLQVVEIQKRVLREEHPDTLASMHNLALTYRSQGRWKEAELLQLQVLEIAKRVLGEEHPDTLVSMHNLALTYQSQGRWKETELLQLQVVEIQKRVLREEHPDTLASMHNLALTYQSQGRWKEAELLQLQVLEIAKRVLGEEHPDTLASMHNLALAWRGLGRPNDALELLEECLCLREKVLGLDNHVTINTQAEIVWLYMKQGRFPEAERIQAGVLGKRKRILGEEHLDTLISMTNLAHTWKVMGRLEAAVELMQECVRLRQKVLGSDHPDTVESLSALEEWQDLKGEGGGNGNTHGNSEANAAMKSGENADGSSSHHEDADNGTDDDAGYEGHENGNKAGQSSESQQCQATRDGDEKRQHRGRNPRWRGAAQQRRWEHS; translated from the exons ATGATGCCCCCGGTCTTGCGATCACACCGGAAGCGGATGGCAACCGATGAATTACAGGAAGAACGCTCCattccaccgccgccgtccgCTAGGGGTCCCCGGGTCCTGGTTGACAGTGACCGAAACCAGATCCTAGAACCTGCCGTTGCCAACGA TGCCGTGGCAGAAACACCTCAGCGGACTTCCCTTGGACTATCGCAGGACTGTCAGTTAGTAATCCAGTCTTCGACAACCAACAATGTAGTCAGCACGTATGTCCCACCCCGACGTCCAGCCAAACGGAGCGACTTCAGCATTGCCATCATCTGCGCGCTCTCATCAGAGGCCACTGCCGTGGACGCTGTCTTCGACGTCTACTGGGATGACAAGGGTCCACCTTACGACAAAGTTGCCGGTGATCCCAATGCGTATACCACCGGTGCCATTGGTCGTCACAATGTTGTTCTCGCACACATGCCGGGGATAGGGAAAGTCGGCTCTGCGCTGGTGGCATCCAACTGCAGGCACAGTTtccccaacatcaagctCGCACTTGTTGTGGGGGTCTGCGGCGGCGTCCCTTTTAGCTCTACACACGATGTCAGCACAGAGATTATACTTGGCGATGTTATTATCAGTGATGGGATCATTCAGTACGATTTGGGACGACAGTATGATGATCACTTCGAAATCAAGGCCGGGCTTTTGGATACTCTCGCCAGGCCCAGTTTAGAAGTACGCTCTTTTCTCTCGCAACTGAAGGTCCCGCGGCAGAGGAAGATGCTTGAAGAGGAAATGGCCAAGATCATGTCGGTCCTGTCGGTCCTGCCGGCCCAGTCGGGCCTGTCTACCCAATATCCAGGCGCAGCAAAGGACAAGCTTTATAAGGCAACCTACAGCCATATCCGCGAAAAGGAGTTGTGCGAGACCTGTGGGTGCGACGGCGAATTAGTGACACGCGAGAGGCTCGGCCATGAAACTCCGCATCCTATGATTCACCTGGGTATCATGGCTTCAGGCGACAACGTCGTGAAATCAGCACCGTATCGCGACAAGATTGTGGCGGAATCGAAATTGAAATTGGAGGCGAACATCATAGGGTTCGAGAtggaaggagcaggagtttGGGACACCTTCCCTTGTGTTGTGATCAAGGCTGTCTGTGACTATGCGGACAGTCACAAGGCGAAAGGATGGCAGCCATACGCAGCTGCTACCGCCGCCGCGTGTATGAAAGCATTCTTGAAGAAATGgactccttctccttctcttcagGAAGATACCC TTTCTGTTCCATACCCACGGAACAATAACTTCGTCGGTCGGTCAGATATTTTAGCGAAGCTACATCAACTGTGGTGCAACTCCACCTCACAGACCCGAGTTGCTCTCTGCGGTCTTGGGGGCATCGG GAAAACACAAATTGCCATCGAGTTCACATATCGGATCCAGCGTACTTACCCCAACATATCAGTCTTTTGGGTCCACGCAAGCAACCACGAACGGTTCCGTGAAGCATACACTGCTATCGCACAGAAATACCGGATCCCCGGGCATGAAGATCCCAAAGCAGAGGTGCTGCCATTGGTAAAGAGCTGGTTAGAAAGCCAGGAGTGTGGTCAGTGGATCATGGCAATCGATAATGCTGATGATCTGGAGCTTTTCTTCAACAGAAATGGTGGATTGGGACGCTACCTTCCAGAGTGTGCGCACGGGActatcctcatcaccacaagaAACCTGCAGGTCGCCTCCAGGCTAACTAAAGGAATGGCCTCGTCCGTTATTAGGATCGGAAAGATGGATGAAGTCGAGACAGCCCAGTTGCTCTCAACACGGCTTGCAGAAATCGACACGATGCCTGGGGATTATGCAGGACTTTCTGCTCGGCTTGAGCATCTACCATTGGCACTGGTTCAGGCGGCTTCGTTCATCCAAGAGAACAGTATCACGATCTCTCGATACATCCAACTCCTGGACGAGAGCGACCAGACTCTTATCGATCTACTTAGCGAAGACTTTGAAACGGTTGGGAGAGACTCGGAAACTCCTCGTGCAGTAGCAGAGGCTTGGATTATCTCTTTTAAGCAAATTCACAATCGGAACACCCTCGCAGGCGAGCTTCTTTCAATCATGAGTTTCCTCGATCGCCAGACCATTCCCTACGAATTTCTTTTCACGTACGCCAAATACCACGGTGCAAGAGAGCTTCAGCTCATCAAGGCACTAGGGGTACTAAAAGCGTTTTCATTTGTCactgaagaaaaagaccagAAATTTGATATGCATCGACTCGTGCATTTGGTCACTCGAAAATGGCTGGTTCAGAACAGCATAAAGCAAAAGTTCGCCGAGCGGGCACTCTTGGTCGTGACTGTGTGTTTCCCGTGGGGGGAGTACAAGAATTGGACTATATGCAACGCATACCTCCCGCACACCACTGCTGTGTTAAAACTAGGAGAAGACATTTCCTCAAGACAAGGAAAGCTGGCGAGAGCAAGACTTCTTCATAATGCGGGCCAGCTTTTCTCCGGACGGGGGGATTACCAGAGAGCGGCATTGTACCAGAAAAAAGCATGGGAGATCAGTCAAGCCCACTTGGGCGAAGAACATCCCAATACATTGGCTAGTATGGGTAGCCTAGCGTCAACATACCAGTTACAAGGCCggtggaaggaggccgaATTACTACAGCTACAAGTACTGGAAATTCGAAAGAGGGTTCTAGGAGAAGAACATCCCAACACATTGGCTAGTATGGGTAGCCTAGCATCAACATACCAGTCACTAGGCCGGTGGAAGGGGGCCGAATTACTACAGCTACAAGTACTGGAAATTCGAAAGAGGGTTCTAGGAGAAGAACATCCCGACACATTGGCTAGTATGGGTAGCCTAGCATCAACATACCAGTCACAAGGCCggtggaaggaggccgaATTACTACAACTGCAAGTAGTGGAAATTAAAAAGAGGGTCCTAGGAGAAGAACATCCCAATACATTGGCTAGTATGGGTAGCCTAGCGTCAACATACCAATCACAAGGCTGGTGGAAGGAGACCGAATTACTACAACTGCAAGTACTGGAAATTGAAAAGAGGGTTCTAGGAGAAGAATATCCCGACACATTGGCTAGTATGGGTAGCCTAGCGTCAGCATACCAGTCACAAGGCCGGTGGAAGGAGGCTGAATTACTACAGCTGCAAGTACTGGAAATTCAAAAGAGGGTTCTAGGAGAAGAACATCCCGGCACATTAGCTAGTATACACAACCTAGCATCAACATACCAGTCACAAGGCCGGTGGAAGGAGACCGAATTACTACAACTGCAAGTAGTGGAAATTCAAAAGAGGGTTCTACGAGAAGAACATCCCGATACATTGGCTAGTATGCACAACCTGGCCTTAACATACCGGTCACAAGGCCggtggaaggaggccgaATTACTACAACTGCAAGTACTGGAAATTGCGAAGAGGGTTCTAGGAGAAGAACATCCCGATACATTGGTTAGTATGCACAACCTAGCATTAACATACCAGTCACAAGGCCGGTGGAAGGAGACCGAATTACTACAACTGCAAGTAGTGGAAATTCAAAAGAGGGTTCTACGAGAAGAACATCCCGATACATTGGCTAGTATGCACAACCTGGCCTTAACATACCAGTCACAAGGCCggtggaaggaggccgaATTACTACAACTGCAAGTACTGGAAATTGCAAAAAGGGTTCTAGGAGAAGAACATCCCGATACATTGGCTAGTATGCACAACCTGGCCTTAGCTTGGAGGGGTCTGGGGCGGCCTAATGATGCGTTAGAGCTGCTTGAAGAATGCCTTTGTCTGAGAGAGAAAGTGCTTGGGTTAGATAATCATGTGACCATTAACACACAAGCGGAAATAGTTTGGTTATATATGAAGCAAGGTCGATTCCCTGAGGCTGAAAGAATACAAGCGGGAGTGCTAGGAAAGCGGAAAAGAATATTGGGAGAAGAACATCTTGACACACTGATTAGCATGACTAACCTCGCACATACTTGGAAGGTCATGGGTCGCCTTGAGGCAGCTGTAGAGTTGATGCAGGAGTGTGTTCGCCTCCGTCAGAAGGTCTTGGGCTCGGATCATCCCGATACCGTCGAAAGTTTGTCGGCACTGGAAGAATGGCAGGATTTGAAAGGCGAAGGCGGTGGCAACGGGAACACACACGGCAATTCTGAGGCAAACGCTGCAATGAAGAGCGGTGAGAACGCCGATGGGAGCAGCAGTCACCACGAAGACGCCGATAACGGCACGGATGACGATGCTGGTTACGAGGGCCACGAGAACGGGAACAAGGCTGGCCAGAGCTCAGAATCTCAGCAATGTCAGGCCACTAGGGACGGGGATGAGAAAAGGCAACATCGGGGACGGAATCCAAGATGGCGAGGGGCGGCGCAGCAGCGAAGATGGGAACACAGTTGA
- a CDS encoding hypothetical protein (EggNog:ENOG503NUTK; COG:G; MEROPS:MER0030934), with product MYAKDREASPHFSSGSGGSRSGRSATVELLLQQQHRTRTSSHGGGGGLGMGIKQRPLVRPNHRSYSYGHSRGGFFKNRLSLWISGLAVLVLVWIYLRVYGHGYGYSLKNSHSGAGLGTSRPGQQGTKISLGDLPAFILPPVTTTTLVRMTKPTASPGKATGKGSGVKATTPAVELKQGIYIGTTNLKAPRFKKSVEAFRGIPYAQTTGGQNRFRPPQPLEPSKETFQATRYGEFCPINDGVVYIGQGENCLNLNVYRPAGLIKGKGGKGQDGNELKLPVVVYIHGGGFNAGKGIERNMASFVAWAEHDIVAVNFNYRVGALGFLPSDITAREGILNLGLRDQQALLEWVQDNIGAFGGDKDNVTIMGLSAGAHSIGHHIMHYANSPRPPPFHKAILESGATTARAVFYPTHPRHLIQFREFLTAINAAHIPESEIFPHLRTLPLKTIVAGSKAVWDKYVDSVTWPFQPVIDGPNPYSNSSHANHTLPDIIPDLPISSWQNSHHLKIPIITGYNTNEGTIFIPPDASTNSEFRSFFKTLIPTLKDADLDKLEELYPDPVTNPTLSPYVSVPNGKGAQWNRLDTAYSHYAYICPVLQSAHFMSLSGISNVYVYRYAATGVFGAANHGDEAPVVAHDMEFLGYGNERPGLVRTADEMISFWSGFVASKGGDVNAARGRRVQWPRFESPAKREGWWKDLGKGRLMVFGEGNNERDRSVPQQERKQGYPVKVESLTRLEREACEFWWGRVGLSEGLGRGEEGGRAKL from the exons ATGTACGCCAAGGACCGCGAAGCTTCTCCGCATTttagcagcggcagcggcgggtCCCGGTCTGGAAGAAGTGCAACGGtggagcttcttctccaacaacaacaccgaaCCCGAACCTCGTCgcatggaggaggaggaggattagGAATGGGTATAAAGCAGAGGCCCCTGGTCCGACCGAATCATAGATCATATTCTTACGGCCATTCGAGAGGAGGCTTTTTCAAGAACAGGTTATCGCTTTGGATATCAGGGCTCGCTGTGTTAGTGTTGGTGTGGATCTATCTGAGAGTCTATGGCCACGGTTACGGATATTCACTGAAGAATTCACATTCAGGCGCTGGGCTGGGGACATCGAGACCCGGGCAGCAAGGGACGAAGATTTCTTTGGGGGACTTGCCTGCTTTCATTTTACCGCCggtgacgacgacaacactGGTCAGAATGACGAAaccaacagcatcaccaggGAAAGCAACAGGGAAGGGTAGCGGTGTGAAAGCGACGACTCCGGCAGTCGAGTTGAAGCAGGGCATTTACATCGGGACGACAAACCTCAAAGCGCCAAGATTCAAGAAATCGGTGGAGGCATTCAGGGGCATCCCCTATGCTCAGACGACCGGAGGGCAAAACAGATTCAGGCCACCACAGCCACTAGAGCCATCGAAGGAAACATTTCAAGCTACGAGATACGGAGAGTTCTGTCCGATCAACGATGGGGTGGTCTATATAGGCCAGGGCGAGAATTGCCTAAACCTGAATGTCTACAGGCCTGCTGGACTGATCAAGGGGAAAGGTGGGAAGGGTCAAGACGGAAACGAGCTAAAGCTGCCAGTAGTGGTGTATATCCACGGAGGAGGGTTCAATGCTGGAAAGGGCATTGAGAGGAACATGGCCAGTTTCGTCGCCTGGGCGGAGCACGACATCGTTGCTGTGAACTTCAACTACAGGGTGGGCGCGCTGGGCTTTTTACCGAGCGATATTACTGCTAGGGAAGGGATTTTGAATCTCGGGCTGAGAGACCAGCAGGCGCTTTTGGAGTGGGTGCAAGACAACATCGGtgcctttggtggtgacaaGGACAATGTCACCATCATGGGACTCAGTGCCGGTGCCCATTCG ATCGGCCACCACATCATGCACTACGCCAACTCCCCCagaccaccccccttccacaAAGCCATCCTCGAATCcggcgccaccaccgcccgcgCAGTCTTCtatcccacccacccccgccacctcaTCCAATTCCGCGAGTTcctcaccgccatcaacgcAGCCCACATCCCCGAATCCGAAATTTTCCCCCACCTccgcaccctccccctcaaaaccaTCGTCGCCGGCTCCAAAGCCGTCTGGGACAAGTACGTCGACAGCGTCACCTGGCCCTTCCAACCCGTCATCGACGGCCCAAACCCCtactccaactcctcccacgCGAACCACACCCTCCCAGACATCATCCccgacctccccatctcctcctggcagaacagccaccacctcaaaaTCCCGATCATCACCGGGTACAACACAAACGAAGGCACAATCTTCATCCCCCCTGACGCCTCCACCAATTCTGAATTCCGCTCCTTTTTCAAGACTTTGATCCCGACGTTGAAGGATGCTGATTTGGATAAATTGGAAGAATTGTACCCCGACCCGGTGACGAACCCGACCCTCAGCCCCTATGTCTCTGTTCCTAATGGAAAGGGGGCTCAGTGGAATAGATTGGACACGGCATACTCCCACTACGCTTATATATGCCCCGTTTTGCAATCGGCGCATTTCATGTCCCTTTCTGGGATTTCCAACGTTTATGTATATCGGTATGCTGCTACTGGTGTCTTTGGAGCCGCTAATCACGGGGATGAAGCGCCTGTTGTGGCGCATGATATGGAGTTTTTGGGTTACGGGAATGAGAGGCCGGGGTTGGTCAGGACGGCGGATGAGATGATTTCTTTTTGGTCGGGGTTTGTGGCTAGtaaggggggggatgttaACGctgcgagggggaggagggtgcaATGGCCGAGGTTTGAGAGTccggcgaagagggaggggtggtggaaggatttggggaaggggaggttgatggtttttggggaggggaataaTGAGCGGGATAGGAGTGTGCCGCAACAGGAGAGGAAGCAAGGGTATCCGGTCAAGGTGGAGAGCTTGACGaggctggagagggaggcttgtgagttttggtgggggagggttgggttgagtgaggggttggggaggggggaggagggtgggagggcgaagttgtag